One genomic window of Solanum dulcamara chromosome 10, daSolDulc1.2, whole genome shotgun sequence includes the following:
- the LOC129869709 gene encoding uncharacterized protein LOC129869709, with translation MYFWVKTILYPVIIAADLKEKQVRVLVKVLQRYKKVIEWTIVDITAIPPGICTHKILLEEDYMPSIEHQRRFNPPMQEVELLAVVYAFEKFRAYLLGMKVKVHSDHAALRYLMAKKDAKPRLIRWRLEDEKEDGDGMEINDSFLDEQDVFNLVKGYDKCQRQGAISIKHVLPMTPILEVEIFDVWGINFMGTFVRSFRQKYILVVVDYVSKWVEVVALADNEGKRVAGFLKKNIFSRFGTPRAIISDGGSHFCNKVFRTLLAKFGVKQHKVATPYHPQTSGKAEVSNREIKEILAKFVNANRTDSTRKLDDALWAYWTAFKTPIVISPYQLVFGKECHFPMELEHKSLWDLKKLNLSWSDAANMCLEQINEMDEFHLRAYKRSALYKERMKIYHDR, from the exons ATGTATTTCTGGGTAAAAACAATACTTTACCCAGTAATCATTGCTGCAGATTTGAAAGAGAAGCAAGTTAGAGTTCTTGTTAAGGTCCTGCAAAGATATAAGAAAGTGATCGAATGGACCATTGTTGATATAACAGCAATACCTCCTGGAATCTGCActcataaaattttattggaGGAGGATTATATGCCTAGCATTGAACATCAGAGAAGATTTAATCCACCTATGCAAGAGGTG GAGTTGCTAGCAGTGGTATATGCCTTTGAGAAATTTAGGGCATACTTGTTGGGTATGAAAGTGAAAGTACATTCTGACCATGCAGCCCTGAGATACTTAATGGCAAAGAAAGATGCAAAGCCAAGGTTGATCAGATGG AGGTTAGAAGATGAGAAAGAAGATGGGGATGGGATGGAGATTAATGACTCATTCCTAGATGAGCAG GATGTATTTAATCTGGTTAAAGGGTATGACAAGTGTCAGAGACAAGGAGCAATATCAATAAAACATGTGCTCCCTATGACTCCGATCTTAGAGGTGGAAATCTTTGATGTCTGGGGCATCAATTTTATGGGGACATTTGTTCGTTCTTTCAGGCAGAAGTATATCCTAGTGGTTGTTGATTATGTCTCCAAATGGGTAGAAGTAGTGGCACTAGCAGACAATGAAGGTAAACGTGTTGCAGGATTTTTGAAAAAGAACATTTTCTCTAGGTTTGGTACACCTAGGGCAATCATTAGTGATGGGGGTTCTCATTTTTGCAATAAGGTGTTCAGGACTTTGCTAGCTAAGTTCGGGGTGAAACAACATAAAGTGGCTACTCCTTATCATCCACAGACTAGTGGGAAAGCTGAGGTGTCAAACAGAGAGATTAAGGAAATATTGGCAAAGTTCGTAAATGCCAATAGGACTGACTCGACAAGGAAACTTGATGACGCTTTATGGGCATATTGGACAGCTTTTAAAACACCCATTGTTATATCTCCATACCAATTAGTGTTTGGAAAGGAATGTCATTTTCCCATGGAGTTAGAGCACAAGTCCCTATGGGATCTTAAAAAGTTAAATCTGAGTTGGAGTGATGCCGCGAACATGTGCTTGGAACAAATCAATGAGATGGATGAATTCCATCTAAGGGCATACAAAAGGTCTGCTCTCTACAAAGAAAGGATGAAGATCTACCATGACCGGTGA